The Solea solea chromosome 15, fSolSol10.1, whole genome shotgun sequence genome segment TCAGCCTGTTGTCAGccttttattttgcattatatgaaataaaaatctcCACTTTTTTTGAAATTCATCACAACAATCAAAAGAAGAAACCCTGGAGAGTCCCTGTGCGGACGGACTGAGATACAAATGAATCTCCTTCACAAAAAGGGCAGAAGAATATTCACTCAGTGATAGAGTTGgcaaaattcaaattcagttgCAGTCAGTTTACAACCCTTAACTGGAATGTACCATATATTGAATCATCACTGTGACCTTCAGTCACTTAGGCCTTTCTTCTCATTTTCAGATTGTTCTCGAGCAGCCAGCGGAGCGGTCAAGGACAAGGAGACGCTGAAGAAATCCAAGACCCCACAGGGGCGATTTGATCATCCTGAAGAGAAGAGCAAAGATGCTCTGTCAAGTGAGTATGATGCAGCGTTAGgctttgttttcctgtctcCTGTCGTAGCATTAAGCATGTTAGTCATTGTTACTGGCCCTGAAATTCTCCATCAGTTCACCTTTAATCTCATCTGCAGCACAAGGTTGAATTGTCTGTTAAACATGTGCTAatcatttttttacagtaaatacaaaacaaaaacaaacaaagtcccTGTAACACAGTAATCATGTGGTTCATCTTTATAAATATTGTTCAGTTTAACAGTACAATACTGGGGGGGCTGAAGGTGGGCtctcacaccctggacaggtccaacatccagagatgaacaaccattgaCACCTACTGTCAGTTTAGAGGGTTCAATTAACCTGGAGAGAAGccattcacacaacagagagaacATTTAAACTCCCTTGGCTGAAcagggattcgaaccagtgaccttcttgtagtgaggcaacagtgctaccTGCTACTCTTTATAACTTTTTATATTGATACTATAGTTCTCTCTCCATCCAAGTGTCACTTTGATTATTCCTTTCACAAATCATTTTAGCAGAGATGCAACACCTTACTTACTTTTCACTTTACTGTCATTATGTTTTTTGATCATCTACATTGAAACAGAAACTGCTTTAAAAGGCTGATAGATTGTTGTCTtgggtctcctcctcctcctcagagttCCCTGATGATGTGAACCCTGTCACCAAGGAGAAGGGGGGCCCGAGGGGTCCAGAACCCACACGCTATGGAGACTGGGAGAGAAAGGGTCGCTGTGTGGATTTCTAGTTCATTACTCATGTGTATCATaactatataattatataatgataTTGTTGTTTTCCCACCTGAAGTGTACCTGACATGTGTCCTGTTTGGttgaataaatgtaaatacattggGTGACATGTATTTGTATCATCACTTTACTTTGAAGTTCCTACTCTATCAAATTGTATGATTGTATGCACACGGTGTGTCATGATGAATGTTTCTAACCCCATCATGTGAAATAGTTGTGTGAATCATTAgcaaaaaaaatgcttcaaatACTGTACACAAAGCAATTCTATATACTTAATAATTAGGGTCAGTCACTTTATAGTAACCTCAAATTCTGGACTACTtttggatttcaaaataaagggtTACGTAGGTTGTAGCAACAGTCATtgatgaagttgcatgttgcaggcAAACCCTTGCCTTCCAAGAGTGTTGGTTGGAGAACCTGTGTAGTCttcactgagataaaaaaacatggattgttgttgtccactgtgggctgttgtggttgtgtgcCTGTGTAGCAGTGAACCAGCGCCAGGTATTAATAGAAAAGGATTATGTTGGGTTAATTATAAGCAACAATTCATAAAATCATGTGATTTTATACGAATCATGTTTTATTCCCATCATTTCTACATCATATTTAttgacactttattttgaaaggcgaACCGTACCTCCTGTTGCAGGCGTTTCCCCCCAGAGTCTGTTGCGTGAGGAGAGGTCCGTGAAGGCAACACGGTTAAAGGAAGTACACTGCGACTTCACTTGGggattgaagaaaaacaacagcctTGTTTGTCCCTCTGTGATCGAGAAGGAATCCGACTGAGACCAAGTAAGTGTCAGTAAAGAGCTGCAGGCGGAGATCTGTGATCTGTGCTGGTTCATAGTCATGACGAGTTTACGTCATTACTCGTGAAAATGACTGCCGTGTTCTCGTGTCAGTGTTTGATAAACTGTGATGACAGCGACGGTGACTGCTTTCACTGTTCATCACCAAACATTTACGAGTGAGTGGACGTGGAAGAGAAGATGGAAGAGAAGGGGGCGGAAGTGAAAGCAGCATTCAGGTCGTCTGTGTTTGTTGCCATGGCGACATGAAGTGCTTCCTGTGTTTCTCATGAAAGCACAATGGCTGAACTGTGGCCATGAAGATGTGTGGGTCAGAGGTTCTGAGCTGAACTTCTGATCTTTGATGGTGGAACAGTGAAGACGTGGACAgatagttagttagtttgtgCTTATAATGAACTTTATGTGTTTAAAAGCTGATTCATGAAGTGAAATGGTGGTTAGCGCTTTCTATGAAGCCAATGTTTAATGCACTGTGAACATAATTATAATGCATTGTGCATCTATAGTCTAACTATTGTCATAGTAAGACTCCAAAATCATACACATCCAtaaacacacccacagacacacccaTAAACACACCCGCAATCAcatccacaaacacaacacacaccctCAAACACATCcataaacacacccacacacacccacaaacacaacacacacacccataaacacacccacagacacaccctcaaacacacccacacaccctcatacacacccacaaacacaacacacacccacacaccctcatacactcccacaaacacacccactcatACATACAAgtggaaacagacagacagggtgtCTACGGAGtgttaaaaagtattaaaacgTCTTAATCTTGATTTCATGAGGTTTTAAATGTTGTCCATAGAGTTTGAGCATGAACGTGTTTATTTTCCTCCgtgtgtttgttaaaaacaacGATGCACAGACACGCTCGCCCTGCGAGATCGGCTCGGGGATGCACGCGTACACGTGACGTTATGCATCTTGCGACAGTGagcgctcctcctcctcctcctcctcctcctgtcgcTAAATAATATCCGAAAACGCACGAAATAAACTCCAAAATCGTCAGACATGGGAAGATGTAAGTTTGTGGACTCCTGTTTGGAGATTCCTGAATGTCGGCGATGGCTGAAGCCTGATGCTGAGAACAACTGGGAGGCTTGTTAATTGCAAACTAAAAGTGTTTTGTAATAGTGTTGCTGATTACACCTTAAGTGACAATAAGGTCGTTGTAATCTGGTTGTAATTGACAGGACCTGCCATCGTCTCCTACATTCAACACACGACGACACATTTCAGAAGATGCTTGAGTCCAGTTACCAGAGACAATGAACCAAACAAGACAGACGGACACAAACAGAGGCGGGTCACACAGACATGTTTCTCTGGCTCCGCCCTCCAGGTGTCTGACGGACAGACAGCTGCTGCTCTCCTCCACAAAACCACATGCATCTATCTTAAAGGTgaggaagaacacacacacacacaataatgatAGTTGAAATACTGCAAAGAAGTGTTTGACAAGCCTTTCCAAAGAAGTGATCCTACAGGTGATGGGACAGGATTTtccaaagttaaaaaaaagaagcataaaTTGGATTTCTTCATAAATAAATTGCGTTTATTACATCAATGCatgatttttattgttatttccaTTGAACCTTATTTATGGGTTCATATCAGGATGTGGATGGTGTATAAATGAAGAAGGTGAATTATCTGAATGAACAGATTCTACCAACACTGATACAGTCTCCTTGTGTTCTGCCTTGTAGGAGAACAGATGTGATGTTTACAGAAGAGACTTCACTGATATGAGCTTCTGGACTCGcccaagagaggagagagcacagATGAGCAGAGATGTGTCGCCTCCCTCAGGCGCTCAGAAACACTGCGGCTCCTCTGTGGCTGTGTCAGAGCTCAGGGGCGGTCGAGGCCATGAAGAACATACTTTTAGATCATCAAGTGAGCAAAGCCTCTCAGGTTCTATACCAGAGTTTGACCTTCCTCTGAGACAGTCACTCACTTCCACTGTCCTGAATCCTACCTACACTCCTCAACCAGGGCACTTGAAGTCAGGCCAGAAAGAGGGAAGAGGTTTGGGGCGTTCAGATGGAGATCTGACATCTCCTCACAAGGCAAATTACTGGGCCTGTGCCATCCCTAAAGATGTGCTTCAGTCTCCAGACAGGCACTCTGCAGGCTGGGACCCGAACAAGGACTACCAGGCACTGCTGGATTACACCTACCCTCTAAGAACAAATCCTTTGACCTGTGACTGGGACAGCGCTGAGCGCCACAAGCACTCCCTCCTGCAGGCAGACATGCAAGACTCAGGGATTGACCTGGAAAACATCTGCAGTTGGACGAGTGTGTCGGGGTTAGACGTCTCTGTGAGCAGCACAGAGCACACAGAAGAGAGGAGTCATCGTCGTCTGGATCGTAGCTTCACTGAGCTGCAGGGGGAGGAGCCACTCTTCCTCACAGACCCTGTGAGTCTGTACCTGAACAATGTGGACAGCAGTAAGAGCGGCAGTGATCACCACCTTCAACGCCATGAATGGCCCTGCTCCACCTCCACCGCTCTCACCCGCTCCTCCAGGATACTTCATCAgccagtgtgtgcatgtatggaggaagacgaggagttCAGGCGTCTTCCAGAACAGCTGAgcgagctgcagctgctgtccaCTCAGGTCTGTGTTAAAACTCACTTTAAATCACTAACCTATTATGTAGCAGGTACTATtgttagtacctgctcaggcgaggttccaaaagagTAGGtaactatgcgatgattggacacaggaagagacgtccacacacaaatcaagctgaactgtagatcacttcaAACTActgaacaatcctaaaaatgtggcttaatctggtgtaaagtcaccaGTCACTCGTTTCTCCGCCCACGATGAGTAGATACTTTTTTGGAGATGTAACCTAAACCGTTTAGCTCCTTGCACGCCTGCCATGCAAGTTAAACCTGTGTCGTCTCTTTCTAAGTGTAGAGGCGTGCACTTTCACATCAACACTAGCAAGAGTTTGCTGTAGGACATTTTAGGGTTTTTTTGGTGTCTTGTGGTGTCCTGGGTGTTTGAATGTCCTCCACTTGTAGACTATTTTCCAGACAGTTGAAcactgatttaatttttttttttttttagatctatTTAAATCTCTTACCATAAGCTGCTATCATGTCAGACACACCACACTAAATGTCCTCCATAATGCTGAGTAAAGATGTTCTAATCATGACACACCTGTGTGGATCAAGAGCAGATCTTTGTCACATCATCACATAGAGTGTGGTCCTCTCCACCAGCAGAAGTCCAAATGATGGACTCATTTCATTCAGTCTTCATTCAAACTGATGTGAGGTGCAAACACCTGTGTGCAGGTGAGGGTGATCGCAGCTCAGTTAAGGCAGCAATCCAGAGATCCAGgaacctcctccatcttctcctctgtcacTTCGCCTGAAAAGCCGGaggccaaaaacaaaacaagggagGACAACAGTCAAGATGACACGGGCAAAGAGTGGAATGTCCCTCAGTCAGGTACAAGCTGGATGGATGACGTCATGGAGAAGCTTTAGTTTTAAAGCTTAAAGGTGTTCAGTGTTGTTCCACATTCACTTTTGAGTTCATGTCgtgtcattctcctctgacctctggtatCAACAtgcactggatattttctgccATCAACCCATCTCTGTACGTTCTAGAGAAGGTTGTGAGTGAAAGTCCCAGTAGACCAGCAGTTTCTGAGGTGttctaaaataaatgtgttgatcatcatcatcagcagcagcagcagcagcagcagctcacaggGACTCTGTGGCACTGAGGAGTAATGGAAGATGGGTGGAGCCAGTTGGAGGCAGATCAAGTGCATCCGGACTTAGGAAAGTGGAGTGTTTGCTGGAGCAGCTGTGTGACCTCACCCTGCATCAGAGCAGCCAGGGACAACAGGAGCAGAGTGACTCCTTACTGCAGCACATCCAGGTAGAAACGCACGGCAGATCTTTGTCAGTCCAGGTTGTGACATGACGACCACATGTTGTGCGTGTTGCAGGTCTTCTGTTCGCACCTGGAGCAGCTCATCCAGCATCTGTACGCAGCGTCAGAGAAGATCGAGCTCCTGGCTCAACCAGCTGTGGACATCACCAGACTGAAATTATCTCTGGATGAGTATCAGGTAAGAACTGAGCCGCAGCACATTAATACtccagcattattattattattattattattattattataataatatactcTGAGCagtagtatttatatataagcCAAGGCATCAGTAAGAACAGGAGAGATAATTGGACATAGACGCACATTTAGTCATTTTGTCTCTCTTTACCATGACaatgaatttgaaatgaaacatttaagatGTGATTAAAGAGTGGACTCTCTGCTTTAATGAGAGGGATTCagcaaaacaaatgtcattaaCCATTGAGaaattatacacatttatatacattattGACCATTTTCAGGCTCAAAAACTCAAGCTCCAATCATGAGAAATAAAAGGCTTGTTGCCTGATGTCTGGAACCCATGGACATCACCATGCTGAGCTTCCTCCCTGGAGATGCTTTGCCAGGCCTTAACTGAAGCCTTCAGTCTTTAGTCTTTAGTCTGAAGTTACTGAAAAACATGCTGTTTGGGTTGAGATCAGGTCACTGAAGGATATTCCATTTCATTCCCTTCAAAAGCTCCTAATGCCAAAATTGCATTTGTGCGTTGGGACTCTGCATTTGTGTATGGCCAACTGGCTGTAATACAAATATTATAAGCCTGAGAATAACAAtagcaaaacaaaagcaaaataccTTGTTACTTTGATATTAGCTTGAAAATCTAATCaagaagaatatatatatagatttctttaaatgtaaaaaatgctCGACAAGACATTTagacaaaataacactttgttAGAAATGTGTCCGTTTTCAGAGCCCAGTGGAGTCACAGTGAGCTCTGGGTTCAGAACTgaagaggcagaataacaatgACCATGAGAATGTAAACGGCCAACCTCCTGCTTCCATTGGTTCCTCCATAGATTGTGACTGTATCACAGGATTGtttcctgctttgtttttcagagaGAAGTGAGAAACCATCTGCCCCTGACCTCCTGTGTCATGCACAGTGGACAGCTTCTACTCCGTTGCATCAACAGCATGTCTCCATGTTagtgaatctctctctcacacacacctttacCAACAAACATTCATCTAATCATTTTGtcaccaggtgtgtgtgtgtattgtgttttcCAGTTTTAAGAGACACTCTGCAGCTGGTTGCGAGGGAATCTGAAGCTCTGCAGAGCTACAATCAGCACTTCTCCACGGACAACGTggtgcagcagagcagagaccagTCGTCTCTGGGAGTGCAGTGAGCCTGCGTGTCTTAACTTAGCACAGCATGTCTTTGCACACATTCTGAGGAAATGCAGCGTCATAACCTATGAGacataaagagacaaaatgCAATAGATAAAAACATAGACAGGGTTTTATGGAGCGCTTGAATTAAAGAGTCTTTCAatgctttttaaatgaatcctCACAATTTCAGCAACATAACAAGAGGCGTTCCACTGCCTGAAAGGCTCCACCCCCTCTGACCCTAAAGCTTGTTTCAGCCTCCAACGTGAAGACGTCAGGGTGCGGGCAGGATTGTTGTGCCCTTAGACGAGGAGAATATGAATAAATCACAGAAGCAGCTCCTGCCTTCACCTGTCTTTCAACACAGCACATGTAGTattcagtacacacacacacacacacacacacaatctcaggATCAGTTACCACAAAGATTCTGTAGCTTTACTAAATTATTGAAATGATTTTTACTGGAcatttcaataataaaaaaataaatgtttcaacCTTTCAATGTATTTGTAAACTCTTTTATGaacatatttaacaaaaccCAACAGCCATGACATGATGTTATCTGTCGTCGTTCTTTTAAACACGTTTCCTATTTGACTGTTGTTACtgcttgtgtgtttgaaagtgtCTCGAGTGTCGAGTGTGTCGCAGCTTTTGTTTCGTCCATTTGTTCTGACGTCATTTCACGgaaatgacatgaaaatgaCACGCAAGCGACACAAGGAGTTGAGAGAACAAGAATCAGGTGGAGTTCATAGAAAACAATcagatatttattttgaatcatCTTATTTCATACattaatatcacaatattacaaATGGTCTATTTTGGCATGCTAATATTTGGTTCATGGCGCGGTACCAGAGGTTCCCAACCACGCTTCAGAACTGGAAACTGGTGAAGAGATAAACAGAAACTAAAACTTCATGACTGGCACTCGCAGTCATGAAAGCAACTCGGGGACTTCCGATGGTTGCCATGGTCACACACTTTCGAATGCACTTAGATGCATTTAGTACAAACTGACACGTTGTCCTCTGTGCTGGTTATGGatgcagacatgttcagggccctggtctcacatatgaagtttTGAGCAGATCAGTCAACTTACAGGGCACCTGCAGTTTTGTGGTTACATTGGAAATGTTGTGTCGAGTTTgtgttcaaaacaaaaccacaaacataTTCTTCCATGAGATCATTTGCCAAACTTgggatttcttttcttctgcctGAGTGGGGACTGCACATCCCACTGTCTCAGCTGAGGAGctctacaacacacacaacacacacaacacaaacactttacTGTCATGGTAACATGCATTAGCATGAATTACCTCATGCACTGCATCAGTAATTCACATGGATTAATGGTATTTCATGCCAGATTAAGGTATTGTAATCAGGAGATATTAATGATGGCTTTACAGGCAAGTCTGTATTTAAAAGATCAAGAGGAAAATCAGGATGAATTTAGCATTCCTTTTTCACCACTTCATTATGTTTGTAGCCATTAAAATAAAGTGGGGCTTGTAAATACAGGCTTGCATACATCTTGAacatcataacacacacacaatcacgtAACTCGCGCACTTACTGCTGCTCTTGTGGCTGCACATGATCAACACTGGTCTCTCCCCcgagacctgtgagaaaacatttCAGGTTGATGTCTAATGAGCAAAGATCCTAACTATACAGATGTGTATTAGTATAAATTTGTGCTGGATTATAGTCTGGATGAACACTGAACCTCACACATAGGACACATTTTGTTATTCACATCACCACGCGTTACTCTTCAATACACATGTTAATACTTATGTGCAGTGCAGTGGAGGGGAATACTTGGTCTGAATAAGCCACACTCTGAGATTATAGCAGGAAGAATGACAGTTGTGTTCCATGTTTTCAGTCAACTGACGAACAGAAAATAATTTTTACCACATTTATTCCTCCAGATTTAATCAACCAGGAAGTTCAGATTAGTCACTgtaagagatttttttttaaaagatggacGATTATGGATTCACAGGTATTGCAGTGAGGCTTTCATCTGGGGACATTTAAATATCACGTCCCTGTCAgttttacgtgtgtgtgtgtgtgtgtgtgtgtgtgtgtgtgtctgactctcTGCCCGCAGTAGTTAGATGGTTCTCACTCATACAGCAGAATTGTGCATTTCCTTCACGTAAAGTATTTAGCTTTATGACAGAACCAGGAGTCTGTAAAGTTGCTAAATTCGACATGGAGACGGCacgaaatgtaaacaaacagacattatttctctttctttcctctgttcTTATCTCTGTGATGTGTCGAAcgcctgctgtgtgtgtttgtaacgtTACAGCACAATTACAGTGCTGGCACATGTACGACAGCATGTACGACGAGGTGCTTCCTGAAACTACAACGTTTTTACGGGGAACTTTtgaaaacgacaaagaaaaagatcattTAGGTTTTGTtgataattatgtaaacaaTAAGAGGTGGCAGTACGGTTGTTATTCACTTTACATTTGCACCTGAAATCAATGTTGATCCTCTCAATGTTAACACTTCACATTGTTGTCAGAAAAACTCACTTGTTCCTCGGTCACTGAAAATGGCACTGAATCCTTCATCGAACGTTAAGTTGAGGGTTCCAACTAGATCATAGGACAGACAGAAGGACACgtgggaaggaaggaagggaggtaaagaataaaaaaaagagaaaatatttagGTTTTCATGTGATAATACTGCAGTGATAAGTTTAGCATTACTAACataacaaagataaacacattCAGTTCCTGAAGCAGCAACGAAAGAAACAAATATCCCACAATAAATGACAAATCTCATTCATTAAGTGATAAAGTTAAAGGAATATGTTTACTATTAGTAaagtaatataaatataaactgtGGGTTTGTTTACTTACAGaatacaaacacattaacaGTATGTGAAAGAAACTGTATCAAGGTGTTGTTGAGATATGTGAAAGATGAAAGGATGAACAGATTGAGAATGTGAAAAATGAAAGGATGAACAGATTGAGAATGTAAAAGATGAGAGGACGAACAGATTAAAGAATGTGAAAGATGAAAGGACgaaacagattaaaaaatgtgaaagatGAAAGGACGAAACAGACTGAATGTGAAAGATGAAAGGACGAACAGATTAAAGAATGTGAAAGATGAAAGGATGAACAGATTGAGAATGTGAAAGATGAAAGGACGAACAGATTAAAGAATGTGAAAGATGAAAGGACGAAACAGATTAAAGAATGTGAAAGATGAAAGGACGAAACAGACTGAATGTGAAAGATGAAAGGACGAACAGATTAAAGAATGTGAAAGATGAAAGGATTAACAGATTAAGAATGTGAAAGATGAAAGGACGAACATATTAAACAATGTGAAAGATGAAAGGACGAAACAGACAGAATGTGAAAGATGAGAGGACGAACATATTAAACAATGTGAAAGATGAAAGGACGAAACAGATTAAAGAATGTGAAAGATGAAAGGACGAAACAGACTGAATGTGAAAGATGAAAGGACGAACAGATTAAAGAATGTGAAAGATGAAAGGATTAACAGATTAAGAATGTGAAAGATGAAAGGACGAACATATTAAACAATGTGAAAGACGAaaggagaaacagacagaatgTGAAAGATGAAAGGACGAACATATTAAACAATGTGAAAGACGAaaggagaaacagacagaatgTGAAAGATGAAAGGACGAACAGATTAAAGAATGTGAAAGATGAAATGATGAACAGATTGAGATATGTGAAAGATGAAAGGACGAAACAGATTAAATAATGTGAAAGATGAAAGGACGAAACAGATTAAGAATGTGAAAGATGAAAGGACGAACATATTAAACAATGTGAAAGATGAAAGGACGAACAGATTAAGAATGTGAAGATGAAAGGATTAACAGATTAAGAATGTGAAAGATGAAAGGACGAACAGATTAAAGAATGTGAAAGATGAAAGATGAAAGGACGAAAGAGACTGAGAATGTGAAAGATGAAAGGATGAAAAGATTGAGGATGTGAAAGATGAAAGGATCAACAGATTAATGAAAGATGAAAGACAAACAGATTAATGAAAGATGAAAGGATGAACAGATTAATGAAAGATGATAGGATGAACAGATTAATGAAAGATGAAAGGATGAACAAACTGTGTTCAACCTCAGGCTGTTTCCAagagcagagacaaaaaaagacaacatttcaCCTTAAAGTGAAATTGAATGCAGATCATAGATGTGTGATGCAGATTGTGAGACGGGTAATACCTTTTGGTGTGCTGATAGCTCGATCACCCACAGCCCTTTTCTCCAACACtggaagcaaacacacacaaaaaacggATTAATCACCCTATAAATTATTCATCTGTGCTTTAAAATCATTATCAAATATTGTGCGGAACACCACAGAGACATGCTGTTCGGGCCGTTGGTAGCGGCCAGCCGGCCTTGGCGGGGGAAAAAAGATCTGTGCATTGGAGTTTTACTGAAAATATATATTGGTTCCAAATATGGATTATCGGCCTCATTAACTGGTAATAGTCAGTATACATATTGGATCTGAAAAACCAATAGTGGTCTATTTCTAATCAAATGCTTTGAATCAAAAACAGGCGAATTAGACCAGAATAGCATTCCTTAACAAAACCTGACACATGTTCTTCTACAGACTAAATATTAATAGTTATAACACACATATGCTGTATCTCTTTTGTAATGATGAAATTATAATCATTTCATCAGAATTCATCGCATTTATTTAGCTCTGTTCTTAGTCTTAACCACGGATGTCAAACAttagtttcattttgtttgcatgtcattttagtttgataccagcagagggc includes the following:
- the sdhaf4 gene encoding succinate dehydrogenase assembly factor 4, mitochondrial produces the protein MSVVRFLCLSRRAASLSLNRVRTDCSRAASGAVKDKETLKKSKTPQGRFDHPEEKSKDALSKFPDDVNPVTKEKGGPRGPEPTRYGDWERKGRCVDF
- the cep68 gene encoding centrosomal protein of 68 kDa: MNQTRQTDTNRGGSHRHVSLAPPSRCLTDRQLLLSSTKPHASILKENRCDVYRRDFTDMSFWTRPREERAQMSRDVSPPSGAQKHCGSSVAVSELRGGRGHEEHTFRSSSEQSLSGSIPEFDLPLRQSLTSTVLNPTYTPQPGHLKSGQKEGRGLGRSDGDLTSPHKANYWACAIPKDVLQSPDRHSAGWDPNKDYQALLDYTYPLRTNPLTCDWDSAERHKHSLLQADMQDSGIDLENICSWTSVSGLDVSVSSTEHTEERSHRRLDRSFTELQGEEPLFLTDPVSLYLNNVDSSKSGSDHHLQRHEWPCSTSTALTRSSRILHQPVCACMEEDEEFRRLPEQLSELQLLSTQVCVKTHFKSLTYYVAGTIVRVIAAQLRQQSRDPGTSSIFSSVTSPEKPEAKNKTREDNSQDDTGKEWNVPQSAAAAAAAAHRDSVALRSNGRWVEPVGGRSSASGLRKVECLLEQLCDLTLHQSSQGQQEQSDSLLQHIQVFCSHLEQLIQHLYAASEKIELLAQPAVDITRLKLSLDEYQREVRNHLPLTSCVMHSGQLLLRCINSMSPFLRDTLQLVARESEALQSYNQHFSTDNVVQQSRDQSSLGVQ